The following proteins are encoded in a genomic region of Neurospora crassa OR74A linkage group VI, whole genome shotgun sequence:
- the crf4-1 gene encoding chromatin remodelling complex ATPase chain ISW1 → MAPRSRQPVNDDDASMPDAPETSNAPASEMEVDETPDYTDSDTNPNTTESSVAGEPVDGRRKRSEANQLRRSIFGKKHDRLGESKEDDSLRRFRYLLGLTDLFRHFIETNPNPKVREIMAEIDRQNAEDAKSKKGAGRQGGATSDRRRRTEAEEDAELLKDEKVGGSAETVFRESPAFIQGTMRDYQIAGLNWLISLHENGISGILADEMGLGKTLQTISFLGYLRHIMDTPGPHLVIVPKSTLDNWKREFAKWTPEVNVLVLQGAKEERQQLIQDRLVDENFDVCITSYEMILREKAHLKKFAWEYIIIDEAHRIKNEESSLAQVIRVFNSRNRLLITGTPLQNNLHELWALLNFLLPDVFGDSEAFDQWFSGQDRDQDTVVQQLHRVLRPFLLRRVKSDVEKSLLPKKEVNVYIGMSEMQVKWYQKILEKDIDAVNGAGGKRESKTRLLNIVMQLRKCCNHPYLFEGAEPGPPYTTDEHLVYNAGKMLVLDKLLKRLQKQGSRVLIFSQMSRLLDILEDYCVFRQYKYCRIDGGTAHEDRIAAIDEYNKPDSDKFVFLLTTRAGGLGINLTSADIVILYDSDWNPQADLQAMDRAHRIGQTKQVVVYRFVTDNAIEEKVLERAAQKLRLDQLVIQQGRAQIAAKAAANKDELLSMIQHGAEKVFQSKGGFGALPENGAELGDDDIDAILAAGENRTKELNAKYEKLGLDDLQKFTSESAYEWNGEDFAARKKDIGINWINPAKRERKEQIYSIDKYYKQALQTGGRTADTKPKAPRAPKQVPVHDYQFYPLRLRELQDRETAYYRKEIGYKVPLPDGDDETVEEREAERALDQQEIDNATPLTEEEQAEKQKLAEQGFGDWNRRDFQQFINGSGRYGRNDYEGIAQEVDSKTPAEIKAYAKVFWQRYTEIADYNKYLKVIEDGEERMRKIEHQRKMLRKKMSQYRVPLQQLKINYTVSTTNKKVYTEEEDRFLLVMLDKYGVDSEGIYEKIRDEIRESPLFRFDWFFLSRTPIEISRRCNTLLTTIVKEFEDEPSNTTKAKVNGVNGKLKREANDEDNDEDSVLGLAPAKKKTKANGVKNKALDNVKSASGSKATSAAPSRASSVASTESKATKGKAAPKGKKK, encoded by the exons ATGGCCCCACGCTCACGACAGCCcgtcaacgacgacgacgcgtCAATGCCTGACGCCCCAGAGACTTCCAATGCTCCCGCATCAGAGATG GAGGTTGACGAGACGCCAGACTACACCGACTCTGATACCAACCCAAATACTACCGAGAGCAGCGTCGCAGGCGAGCCAGTAGATGGGCGTAGGAAGCGATCTGAGGCCAACCAACTACGACGGAGTATCTTCGGCAAAAAACATGATAGGCTAGGAGAGTCCAAG GAAGATGATTCGCTCCGAAGGTTCCGCTACCTCCTTGGTCTGACCGATCTTTTCCGTCACTTCATCGAGACAAACCCAAACCCCAAGGTCCGCGAAATCATGGCCGAAATTGATCGCCAAAATGCCGAGGATGCGAAGTCAAAGAAGGGCGCTGGTCGCCAAGGCGGTGCTACTAGTGACAGGCGTCGTCGGACCGAAGCTGAGGAGGACGCCGAGTTGCTTAAGGACGAGAAGGTAGGAGGATCCGCCGAAACTGTGTTCCGCGAATCGCCTGCCTTTATTCAGGGCACCATGAGGGACTACCAGATTGCTGGCCTCAACTGGCTAATCTCCCTCCACGAAAACGGTATCTCGGGCATCCTGGCCGATGAAATGGGTCTCGGGAAGACACTACAAaccatctccttcttgggtTATCTGCGGCATATCATGGATACTCCCGGTCCTCATTTGGTCATTGTTCCCAAATCGACTCTGGATAACTGGAAGCGCGAGTTTGCCAAATGGACACCCGAGGTGAACGTGCTGGTGCTGCAGGGTGCCAAGGAGGAACGTCAGCAGCTCATCCAAGACCGCCTTGTGGACGAAAACTTCGACGTTTGCATCACCAGTTACGAGATGATTCTCAGAGAAAAGGCTCACCTGAAGAAGTTTGCCTGGGAGTACATCATCATTGACGAGGCCCATCGTATCAAGAATGAAGAGTCTTCGTTGGCCCAGGTGATCAGAGTGTTCAACTCAAGAAATCGTCTCTTGATTACAGGCACTCCCCTGCAGAACAACCTACACGAGCTCTGGGCTCTGCTCAACTTTCTGCTACCAGATGTTTTCGGAGATTCCGAGGCGTTTGACCAATGGTTCTCTGGCCAAGATAGGGATCAAGACACAGTTGTACAGCAGTTGCACCGTGTGCTACGACCTTTCTTGCTGCGCCGTGTCAAGAGCGATGTTGAGAAGAGCCTTTTGCCCAAGAAGGAGGTCAATGTCTACATCGGCATGTCGGAAATGCAGGTAAAATGGTACCAGAAGATCCTTGAAAAGGATATCGATGCCGTTAATGGAGCTGGTGGAAAGCGCGAGTCCAAGACACGGCTCTTGAACATTGTTATGCAGCTTCGTAAGTGCTGCAATCATCCTTACCTCTTTGAGGGAGCCGAGCCCGGTCCTCCTTATACCACAGATGAGCATCTCGTTTATAATGCGGGAAAGATGCTTGTACTTGATAAGCTGCTTAAACGACTGCAGAAGCAGGGCAGTCGCGTCCTCATATTCTCGCAGATGAGCCGCCTGTTGGACATTCTCGAGGATTACTGTGTTTTCCGCCAATACAAGTACTGCCGTATTGATGGCGGCACTGCCCACGAAGATCGTATTGCGGCTATTGATGAGTACAACAAACCCGACTCGGACAAGTTTGTCTTCTTGTTGACAACAAGAGCCGGTGGTCTCGGCATTAACCTTACCTCTGCCGACATTGTTATCCTCTACGACAGCGACTGGAACCCGCAGGCCGATTTGCAGGCCATGGACCGCGCTCATCGTATCGGACAGACAAAGCAAGTGGTGGTTTATCGTTTCGTCACGGATAACGCCATCGAAGAAAAGGTTTTGGAACGTGCAGCCCAAAAACTGCGCCTCGATCAGCTGGTCATCCAGCAGGGCCGTGCTCAGATTGCCGCAAAGGCTGCTGCTAACAAAGATGAGCTGCTGTCTATGATTCAGCATGGTGCCGAGAAGGTCTTCCAGAGTAAGGGCGGTTTCGGGGCCTTACCCGAGAATGGCGCCGAGTTGGGTGATGACGATATCGATGCTATCCTCGCGGCCGGTGAGAACCGAACCAAGGAGTTGAATGCCAAGTACGAAAAGCTCGGTCTCGACGACTTGCAAAAGTTCACCTCAGAATCAGCGTACGAGTGGAACGGAGAGGATTTCGCGGCTCGCAAGAAGGACATTGGCATCAACTGGATCAACCCGGCGAAGCGTGAACGCAAGGAGCAGATCTACTCTATTGATAAGTACTATAAGCAGGCCCTGCAGACCGGCGGAAGGACGGCCGACACAAAGCCCAAGGCCCCGCGTGCTCCCAAGCAGGTACCTGTGCACGACTATCAGTTCTATCCTCTTCGACTCCGCGAATTGCAAGACAGGGAGACGGCATACTACCGCAAGGAGATCGGCTACAAAGTTCCCCTCCCTGACGGCGATGACGAGACCGTGGAAGAGCGCGAGGCCGAGAGAGCTCTGGATCAGCAAGAGATTGATAACGCCACACCCTTGACAGAAGAGGAGCAAGCTGAGAAGCAAAAGCTCGCAGAACAAGGCTTTGGTGACTGGAACAGGCGAGACTTCCAGCAGTTCATTAACGGCTCTGGTCGCTATGGCCGCAACGACTATGAAGGAATTGCGCAGGAAGTTGACAGCAAGACTCCTGCAGAGATCAAGGCCTATGCCAAGGTATTTTGGCAACGGTATACCGAGATCGCGGACTATAACAAATACCTCAAGGTCATTGAGGATGGTGAGGAACGTATGCGCAAGATTGAACACCAGCGCAAGATGTTGCGCAAGAAGATGAGCCAGTACCGTGTGCCATTGCAGCAACTGAAGATCAACTACACTGTCTCGACGACTAACAAGAAGGTCTatacggaggaggaggacagaTTCCTTCTGGTGATGCTGGACAAGTATGGCGTCGATTCCGAGGGCATCTACGAGAAGATCCGGGATGAGATCCGCGAGAGCCCTCTTTTTCGCTTCGATTGGTTCTTCCTTAGCCGTACTCCCATTGAGATCAGCCGTCGCTGCAACACTCTGCTGACGACGATCGTCAAAGAGTTTGAGGACGAGCCtagcaacaccaccaaggccaaggtgAACGGGGTCAATGGCAAGCTCAAGCGTGAAGCGAATGATGAAGACAATGACGAAGACAGTGTTTTGGGCCTGGCTcctgccaagaagaagaccaaggcTAATGGTGTCAAG AACAAAGCGCTAGACAACGTCAAGTCAGCGTCCGGTAGCAAAGCCACCTCGGCTGCCCCTTCGCGCGCGTCAAGCGTGGCGTCGACGGAATCGAAGGCGACAAAGGGCAAGGCTGCCcccaagggaaagaagaagtag
- a CDS encoding eukaryotic translation initiation factor 3 subunit 2, producing MRPILLSGHERALTQIKYNRDGDLLFSVSKDQQICVWFAHNGERLGTYHGHQGAIWTIDVDPTSTILASGSADNTIRLWEIKTGRLLKTWDFPTAVKRVEFSEDGSKLLGVTEKRMGHLGTIVVLDIKLDVDAEQSDEKAMTIVCEDSKATVAGWSYLSKYIIAGHEDGSVSQFDGKNGDLLYNIPIHELNQPITDLQWSHDRTYFITASKDKTSKLITAKDLEVLKTYPADTPLNSATITRKKDFVILGGGQAAMDVTTTSARQGKFEARFYHKIFESEIGRVRGHFGPLNTVAADPTGKSYASGGEDGYVRIHHFDKGYFDFMYEVERERQNKLNQQQQQTISA from the exons ATGAGGCCCATTCTTCTTTCGGGCCACGAACGTGCCCTCACCCAGATCAA GTACAACCGCGACGGTGATTTGCTCTTCTCAGTTTCCAAGGACCAGCAGATTTGCGTTTGGTTCGCGCACAACGGCGAGCGTCTCGGTACATACCACGGCCACCAGGGCGCCATCTGGACCATTGATGTCGACCCCACATCCACCATCCTCGCCTCTGGTTCTGCCGACAACACCATCCGCCTTTGGGAGATCAAGACCGGCAGACTTCTTAAGACATGGGACTTCCCTACCGCCGTCAAGCGCGTTGAGTTCAGTGAGGATGGCAGCAAGCTTCTGGGTGTGACGGAGAAGCGCATGGGTCATCTGGGTACCATCGTTGTCCTCGACATCAAGCTCGATGTTGACGCCGAGCAGAGCGATGAGAAGGCCATGACTATCGTTTGCGAGGACAGCAAGGCCACTGTTGCTGGCTGGAGTTATCTCAGCAAGTACATCATTGCCGGCCACGAAGACGGCTCCGTCTCCCAGTTCGACGGCAAGAACGGCGACCTCCTCTACAACATCCCCATCCACGAGCTCAACCAGCCCATCACCGATCTCCAGTGGTCGCACGACCGTACATACTTCATTACCGCCTCCAAGGACAAGACCTCCAAG CTCATCACAGCTAAGGACCTGGAGGTCCTCAAGACCTACCCCGCCGACACCCCTCTTAACAGCGCTACCATCACTCGCAAGAAGGACTTCGTCATTCTCGGTGGTGGTCAGGCTGCCATGGatgtcaccaccacctccgcgCGTCAGGGTAAATTCGAGGCGCGTTTCTACCACAAGATCTTCGAGAGCGAAATTGGTCGTGTGCGCGGTCACTTCGGTCCCCTCAACACGGTTGCCGCCGACCCGACCGGCAAGAGCTACGCCAGCGGTGGTGAGGACGGTTACGTCCGTATCCATCACTTCGACAAGGGTTACTTTGACTTTATGTACGAGGTCGAGAGGGAGAGGCAAAACAAGCTcaaccagcaacaacagcagacCATTTCTGCCTAA
- a CDS encoding C-1-tetrahydrofolate synthase, with translation MAISSFIQRVSSTSRKSRRAGSCLTSLSAHGSLNTRRRIQVEHTGQDVLKRWTLSWGTESDSRSSTSAFVASAAGTTDFSAAPRSTCSRPKKSRYWRLSPVTGLTGSILVSPSCAGAAAASDFGANALLSPSSSTLPLPDTLPFAPSSSSRFSHIQGPVSRYAAAFGHPRSSIRTYSSLASPRAATREPEAAMASKIDGTALAKRIRDGLRATIDETKKTNPRFRPCLKIIQVGDRSDSSTYVRMKLKAAEECGIEAELIKFDENATEAELVAKVVQLNNDSTVHGMLVQLPLPKHISEYAVTSAVADEKDVDGFGTLNIGELAKRGGHPYFIPCTPKGVMALLAEAGVELKGKNAVVLGRSDIVGSPVSYLLKNADATVTVCHSKTADLQQYLKEADVVVAAIGQPNFVKGEWLKKGAVVIDVGTNYVPDDTKKSGVRLVGDVEFESASQVASAITPVPGGVGPMTVAMLLQNVVDATSFYFENQKKRGSIPLPLKLAEPVPSDIDISRAQVPKPITQIATEIGLAPSELEPYGAYKAKVDLSILKRLEHRRNGRYVVVTGITPTPLGEGKSTTTMGLAQALGAHVGRLTFANVRQPSQGPTFGIKGGAAGGGYSQVIPMDEFNLHLTGDIHAITAANNLLAAAIDTRMFHENTQKDGPLYKRLVPAKNGKREFPPIMFRRLKKLGIEKTNPDDLTEEEISRFARLDIDPETITWRRVLDVNDRHLRGIVIGNAPTEKGHKRDTGFDISVASECMAILALSTSLADMRERLGRMVVASSKSGDPVTADDLGVGGALTVLMRDAIKPNLMQTLEGTPVFVHAGPFANISIGNSSILADKMALKLAGTEPDEDYATKSGFVVTEAGFDFTMGGERFFNIKCRTSGLMPDVVVVVATIRALKVHGGGPPISPGAPLNPVYKEENVEILRAGCVNLAKHIQNARSYGVPVVVAINKFSTDTQAEIDVVREEAIRAGAEDAVLANHWAEGGKGAVDLAQAVISASEKSTPETQKLLYEVEGNTVQERIEKIACEMYGAASVEFSELAQKKVDTYTRQGFGNLPICIAKTQYSLSHDPELKGAPTGFTVPIRDVRMAAGAGYLYALAADIQTIPGLPTAPGYFNVDVDTETGEIQGLF, from the exons ATGGCCATCTCCAGCTTCATCCAGAGGGTGTCTTCCACGTCAAGGAAGTCGCGTCGAGCCGGAAGCTGTCTCACATCCCTGTCCGCACACGGGTCGCTGAACACACGGCGGCGCATTCAAGTCGAGCATACGGGACAAGACGTGCTCAAAAGATGGACATTGTCGTGGGGCACGGAATCCGACTCTCGGAGCTCTACCTCGGCTTTCGTCGCCTCTGCAGCTGGTACCACTGACTTCTCCGCCGCCCCGCGATCCACCTGCAGCCGCCCTAAGAAATCCCGTTATTGGCGCCTATCTCCAGTGACGGGGCTTACGGGGTCGATTCTGGTGTCACCGTCATGCGCCGGGGCAGCAGCTGCTAGCGATTTTGGAGCTAATGCGCTGCTCTCCCCCTCATCTTCAACTCTGCCTCTGCCTGACACTTTACCCTTTgcaccatcttcctcctcccgcttCTCTCACATTCAGGGTCCTGTCTCTCGATACGCTGCTGCTTTTGGCCATCCGCGCAGCTCCATCAGGACATATTCCAGTTTAGCTTCTCCCAGAGCCGCAACAAGGGAGCCTGAAGCAGCAATGGCCTCCAAGATCGACGGCACCGCGCTGGCCAAGCGCATCCGCGACGGTCTCCGCGCTACCATCGACGAGACCAAGAAGACCAACCCGCGCTTCCGCCCCTGCCTCAAGATCATCCAAG TTGGTGATCGATCCGATTCCT CTACCTATGTGCGCATGAAGTTgaaggctgctgaggag TGCGGTATCGAGGCCGAGCTGATCAAGTTCGACGAGAATGCCACCGAGGCCGAGCTTGTTGCCAAGGTGGTGCAGCTCAACAACGACTCGACCGTCCATGGCATGCTCGTCCAGTTGCCCCTCCCCAAGCACATTTCCGAGTATGCTGTCACATCGGCCGTTGCCGACGAGAAGGATGTCGACGGTTTCGGCACCCTCAACATCGGCGAGCTTGCCAAGCGCGGCGGCCACCCTTATTTCATCCCCTGCACCCCCAAGGGTGTCATGGCTCTTCTTGCCGAGGCTGGTGTTGAGCTCAAGGGAAAGAACGCTGTTGTCCTCGGTCGTAGCGATATCGTGGGCAGCCCTGTCAGCTACCTCCTCAAGAACGCCGACGCCACCGTCACCGTCTGCCACTCCAAGACCGCCGATCTCCAGCAGTATCTCAAGGAGGCCgacgttgttgttgctgccatTGGCCAGCCTAACTTTGTCAAGGGCGAGTGGCTCAAGAAGGGTGCCGTTGTCATTGATGTCGGTACCAATTACGTTCCCGACGATACAAAGAAGTCTGGCGTCCGCCTGGTTGGTGACGTCGAGTTCGAGTCGGCCTCCCAGGTCGCTTCCGCCATAACTCCTGTTCCCGGCGGTGTCGGTCCCATGACGGTTGCTATGCTTTTGCAGAACGTTGTTGACGCCACTAGTTTCTACTTCGAgaaccagaagaagaggggatcCATTCCTCTCCCTTTAAAGCTGGCGGAGCCCGTTCCTTCCGATATCGATATTTCCAGGGCCCAGGTTCCCAAGCCCATCACCCAAATCGCCACCGAGATCGGTCTTGCGCCCTCCGAGCTCGAGCCCTACGGTGCTTACAAGGCCAAGGTTGACCTCAGCATCCTCAAGCGCCTTGAGCACCGCCGTAACGGTCGCTATGTCGTTGTCACTGGTATCACCCCCACTCCTCTCGGTGAGGGcaagtccaccaccactatgGGCCTGGCTCAGGCTCTTGGTGCTCACGTTGGTCGTTTGACTTTCGCCAACGTCCGCCAGCCCAGCCAGGGTCCTACTTTCGGCATCAagggtggtgctgctggtggtggttacAGTCAGGTCATCCCCATGGATGAGTTCAACCTTCACTTGACTGGTGATATCCATGCCATCACCGCCGCCAACAACCTTCTCGCTGCCGCTATCGATACCCGCATGTTCCATGAGAACACCCAGAAGGACGGTCCTCTTTACAAACGTCTAGTCCCTGCCAAAAACGGAAAGAGGGAGTTCCCTCCCATCATGTTCCGCCGCTTGAAGAAGCTTGGCATTGAGAAGACGAACCCCGATGATCtcaccgaggaggagattaGCCGCTTTGCTCGTCTCGATATTGACCCCGAGACCATTACCTGGAGACGTGTTCTGGATGTAAACGACCGTCATCTGCGCGGTATCGTTATCGGCAATGCTCCCACCGAGAAGGGCCACAAGCGTGACACTGGCTTCGACATTTCTGTTGCCAGTGAATGCATGGCTATTCTGGCCCTCAGTACTAGTCTTGCTGACATGCGTGAGCGTCTCGGCAGAATGGTTGTTGCCAGCTCCAAGAGCGGCGACCCTGTCACTGCTGACGACCTTGGTGTTGGCGGTGCCCTGACTGTTTTGATGAGGGATGCCATCAAGCCAAACCTCATGCAGACCTTGGAGGGCACTCCAGTCTTCGTTCACGCCGGTCCTTTCGCCAACATTAGTATCGGTAACAGCTCGATCCTGGCCGACAAGATGGCCCTCAAGCTTGCCGGTACGGAGCCCGATGAGGATTACGCTACCAAGTCTGGTTTTGTCGTTACTGAAGCCGGTTTCGACTTCACCATGGGTGGCGAGCGTTTCTTCAACATCAAGTGCCGCACCTCTGGCCTCATGCCtgacgttgttgttgttgtcgctaCTATCCGTGCCCTCAAAGTtcatggtggtggtcccCCGATCTCGCCCGGTGCGCCGCTCAACCCTGTGTACAAGGAGGAGAATGTTGAGATTCTGCGCGCTGGTTGCGTCAACCTCGCCAAGCACATCCAGAATGCCCGTTCGTATGGTGTCCCTGTCGTCGTTGCCATCAACAAGTTCTCGACCGATACCCAGGCCGAGATTGACGTTGTTCGCGAGGAGGCCATCAGGGCCGGTGCCGAGGACGCCGTGCTCGCCAACCATTGGGCCGAGGGTGGTAAGGGTGCTGTTGACCTCGCTCAGGCCGTCATTTCTGCTAGCGAGAAGTCTACCCCTGAGACTCAGAAGCTTCTATATGAGGTTGAGGGCAACACCGTCCAGGAGCGTATCGAGAAGATCGCTTGTGAGATGTACGGTGCCGCCAGCGTCGAGTTCAGCGAGCTCGCCCAGAAGAAGGTCGATACCTATACTCGCCAGGGATTCGGCAACCTGCCCATCTGCATCGCCAAGACCCAATATTCACTCAGCCACGACCCCGAGCTTAAGGGTGCCCCCACCGGCTTCACCGTCCCCATCAGAGATGTCCGTATGGCCGCGGGCGCCGGGTATCTCTACGCTTTGGCTGCCGATATCCAGACTATTCCTGGTCTGCCTACGGCTCCTGGTTACTTTAATGTGGACGTGGATACCGAGACTGGTGAGATCCAGGGTCTGTTCTAG
- a CDS encoding C-1-tetrahydrofolate synthase, variant has protein sequence MASKIDGTALAKRIRDGLRATIDETKKTNPRFRPCLKIIQATYVRMKLKAAEECGIEAELIKFDENATEAELVAKVVQLNNDSTVHGMLVQLPLPKHISEYAVTSAVADEKDVDGFGTLNIGELAKRGGHPYFIPCTPKGVMALLAEAGVELKGKNAVVLGRSDIVGSPVSYLLKNADATVTVCHSKTADLQQYLKEADVVVAAIGQPNFVKGEWLKKGAVVIDVGTNYVPDDTKKSGVRLVGDVEFESASQVASAITPVPGGVGPMTVAMLLQNVVDATSFYFENQKKRGSIPLPLKLAEPVPSDIDISRAQVPKPITQIATEIGLAPSELEPYGAYKAKVDLSILKRLEHRRNGRYVVVTGITPTPLGEGKSTTTMGLAQALGAHVGRLTFANVRQPSQGPTFGIKGGAAGGGYSQVIPMDEFNLHLTGDIHAITAANNLLAAAIDTRMFHENTQKDGPLYKRLVPAKNGKREFPPIMFRRLKKLGIEKTNPDDLTEEEISRFARLDIDPETITWRRVLDVNDRHLRGIVIGNAPTEKGHKRDTGFDISVASECMAILALSTSLADMRERLGRMVVASSKSGDPVTADDLGVGGALTVLMRDAIKPNLMQTLEGTPVFVHAGPFANISIGNSSILADKMALKLAGTEPDEDYATKSGFVVTEAGFDFTMGGERFFNIKCRTSGLMPDVVVVVATIRALKVHGGGPPISPGAPLNPVYKEENVEILRAGCVNLAKHIQNARSYGVPVVVAINKFSTDTQAEIDVVREEAIRAGAEDAVLANHWAEGGKGAVDLAQAVISASEKSTPETQKLLYEVEGNTVQERIEKIACEMYGAASVEFSELAQKKVDTYTRQGFGNLPICIAKTQYSLSHDPELKGAPTGFTVPIRDVRMAAGAGYLYALAADIQTIPGLPTAPGYFNVDVDTETGEIQGLF, from the exons ATGGCCTCCAAGATCGACGGCACCGCGCTGGCCAAGCGCATCCGCGACGGTCTCCGCGCTACCATCGACGAGACCAAGAAGACCAACCCGCGCTTCCGCCCCTGCCTCAAGATCATCCAAG CTACCTATGTGCGCATGAAGTTgaaggctgctgaggag TGCGGTATCGAGGCCGAGCTGATCAAGTTCGACGAGAATGCCACCGAGGCCGAGCTTGTTGCCAAGGTGGTGCAGCTCAACAACGACTCGACCGTCCATGGCATGCTCGTCCAGTTGCCCCTCCCCAAGCACATTTCCGAGTATGCTGTCACATCGGCCGTTGCCGACGAGAAGGATGTCGACGGTTTCGGCACCCTCAACATCGGCGAGCTTGCCAAGCGCGGCGGCCACCCTTATTTCATCCCCTGCACCCCCAAGGGTGTCATGGCTCTTCTTGCCGAGGCTGGTGTTGAGCTCAAGGGAAAGAACGCTGTTGTCCTCGGTCGTAGCGATATCGTGGGCAGCCCTGTCAGCTACCTCCTCAAGAACGCCGACGCCACCGTCACCGTCTGCCACTCCAAGACCGCCGATCTCCAGCAGTATCTCAAGGAGGCCgacgttgttgttgctgccatTGGCCAGCCTAACTTTGTCAAGGGCGAGTGGCTCAAGAAGGGTGCCGTTGTCATTGATGTCGGTACCAATTACGTTCCCGACGATACAAAGAAGTCTGGCGTCCGCCTGGTTGGTGACGTCGAGTTCGAGTCGGCCTCCCAGGTCGCTTCCGCCATAACTCCTGTTCCCGGCGGTGTCGGTCCCATGACGGTTGCTATGCTTTTGCAGAACGTTGTTGACGCCACTAGTTTCTACTTCGAgaaccagaagaagaggggatcCATTCCTCTCCCTTTAAAGCTGGCGGAGCCCGTTCCTTCCGATATCGATATTTCCAGGGCCCAGGTTCCCAAGCCCATCACCCAAATCGCCACCGAGATCGGTCTTGCGCCCTCCGAGCTCGAGCCCTACGGTGCTTACAAGGCCAAGGTTGACCTCAGCATCCTCAAGCGCCTTGAGCACCGCCGTAACGGTCGCTATGTCGTTGTCACTGGTATCACCCCCACTCCTCTCGGTGAGGGcaagtccaccaccactatgGGCCTGGCTCAGGCTCTTGGTGCTCACGTTGGTCGTTTGACTTTCGCCAACGTCCGCCAGCCCAGCCAGGGTCCTACTTTCGGCATCAagggtggtgctgctggtggtggttacAGTCAGGTCATCCCCATGGATGAGTTCAACCTTCACTTGACTGGTGATATCCATGCCATCACCGCCGCCAACAACCTTCTCGCTGCCGCTATCGATACCCGCATGTTCCATGAGAACACCCAGAAGGACGGTCCTCTTTACAAACGTCTAGTCCCTGCCAAAAACGGAAAGAGGGAGTTCCCTCCCATCATGTTCCGCCGCTTGAAGAAGCTTGGCATTGAGAAGACGAACCCCGATGATCtcaccgaggaggagattaGCCGCTTTGCTCGTCTCGATATTGACCCCGAGACCATTACCTGGAGACGTGTTCTGGATGTAAACGACCGTCATCTGCGCGGTATCGTTATCGGCAATGCTCCCACCGAGAAGGGCCACAAGCGTGACACTGGCTTCGACATTTCTGTTGCCAGTGAATGCATGGCTATTCTGGCCCTCAGTACTAGTCTTGCTGACATGCGTGAGCGTCTCGGCAGAATGGTTGTTGCCAGCTCCAAGAGCGGCGACCCTGTCACTGCTGACGACCTTGGTGTTGGCGGTGCCCTGACTGTTTTGATGAGGGATGCCATCAAGCCAAACCTCATGCAGACCTTGGAGGGCACTCCAGTCTTCGTTCACGCCGGTCCTTTCGCCAACATTAGTATCGGTAACAGCTCGATCCTGGCCGACAAGATGGCCCTCAAGCTTGCCGGTACGGAGCCCGATGAGGATTACGCTACCAAGTCTGGTTTTGTCGTTACTGAAGCCGGTTTCGACTTCACCATGGGTGGCGAGCGTTTCTTCAACATCAAGTGCCGCACCTCTGGCCTCATGCCtgacgttgttgttgttgtcgctaCTATCCGTGCCCTCAAAGTtcatggtggtggtcccCCGATCTCGCCCGGTGCGCCGCTCAACCCTGTGTACAAGGAGGAGAATGTTGAGATTCTGCGCGCTGGTTGCGTCAACCTCGCCAAGCACATCCAGAATGCCCGTTCGTATGGTGTCCCTGTCGTCGTTGCCATCAACAAGTTCTCGACCGATACCCAGGCCGAGATTGACGTTGTTCGCGAGGAGGCCATCAGGGCCGGTGCCGAGGACGCCGTGCTCGCCAACCATTGGGCCGAGGGTGGTAAGGGTGCTGTTGACCTCGCTCAGGCCGTCATTTCTGCTAGCGAGAAGTCTACCCCTGAGACTCAGAAGCTTCTATATGAGGTTGAGGGCAACACCGTCCAGGAGCGTATCGAGAAGATCGCTTGTGAGATGTACGGTGCCGCCAGCGTCGAGTTCAGCGAGCTCGCCCAGAAGAAGGTCGATACCTATACTCGCCAGGGATTCGGCAACCTGCCCATCTGCATCGCCAAGACCCAATATTCACTCAGCCACGACCCCGAGCTTAAGGGTGCCCCCACCGGCTTCACCGTCCCCATCAGAGATGTCCGTATGGCCGCGGGCGCCGGGTATCTCTACGCTTTGGCTGCCGATATCCAGACTATTCCTGGTCTGCCTACGGCTCCTGGTTACTTTAATGTGGACGTGGATACCGAGACTGGTGAGATCCAGGGTCTGTTCTAG